Below is a window of Cryobacterium sp. PAMC25264 DNA.
GTCCCTGGTGGTGATGCCCAGGCGCAGCAAGTTGACGACGGCCTCGCCGGAGCGGTGCGCGAAGTAGTCGCGACGGCGGTCGGCTGAGGCGGGCGAGGCGGAGCCTGGCAGGCTCATGCCCAGGGCTTCGGCGACGCTGGCCATGGTGTTGGCGGTGTACATGCCGCCGCAGGCGCCCTCACCCGGTGCGAAGGCGCACTCGATGCGCTTGGCGTCCTCGACGCTCATACGGCCGGCCTTGACGGCGCCGACGGCTTCGAAGGAGTCGATGATGGTGATGTCTTTTTCGGTGCCGTCGGAGAGCTTCACCCAACCGGGTGCGATGGAACCGGCGTAGAGGAAGACGCTCGCGAGGTCGAGCCGGGCCGCGGCCATGAGCATCCCGGGCAGCGACTTGTCGCAGCCGGCCAGCAGCACGGAGCCGTCGAGGCGCTCGGCCTGCATGACGACCTCGACGGAGTCGGCGATGACCTCACGGGAGACCAGGGAGAAGTGCATGCCCTCGTGGCCCATCGAGATGCCGTCGGAGACGGAGATGGTGCCGAACTGCAGCGGGTAACCGCCGCCGGAGTGCACGCCCTCCTTGGACGCCTGCGCGAGGCGGTCCAGCGAGAGGTTGCACGGGGTGATCTCGTTCCACGAGCTCGCGATGCCGATCTGGGGCTTGTCCCAATCGGCGTCGCCCATTCCCACCGCGCGGAGCATGCCGCGCGAGGTGGTGGCTTCGATTCCGTCGGTGACGTCGCGGCTACGGGGCTTCATGTCGTACTCAGGCATGAAGTGAGTCTAGAACGTCGCGGGCGGGCCGGGTGGCACCCGAACCTGCCCGCGACGCTTGTGGCTAGTTCTCCTGCTGAGCGGATGCGGCGCGGAAGTCGGCCAGCAGCGCGAGCACCTGGGTGACCTCCTTGGGGCCGCGAACCCGGTAACCGGCCAGGGTGGCGCCCGGACCGATCTTGAGACCGAGGTCGTTGTCGCCGAGAACCGTGAAGGCGTCTTCGTCGGTGACGTCGTCGCCGGCGTAGAGCACCCGGTCGGCGCCGGTGTGGACGCGCAGACGCTCGAGGGCGTCACCCTTGGTGCTGGAGCGCACGGAGAATTCGAGCACGTTCTTGCCCTCGCGCACCGTGAGCGACGGCAGTAGTTCGGCCAGCTGGTCGCGGGCCTCCCGCTGCACGGCCTGACCGTCCTGAGCCGTGGCCAGGCGGGTGTGCAGGGCCAGGCCGGCGGGCTTCTGTTCGATCCAGGTGCCGAAGACCGGTCCGGAGATGCGTTCGAGCACCCGGGTGAGGGTGTCGAGCTTCTCGAGTTCCTCCGGCACCAGGCCCAGTTCGATGCCGTTGGCGTCCAGCTGCACCTCGATGCCGTGCGAGCCGGTGAGGAGCACCTCGCTCTGCGGCTCCGCGACGTGCTTGAGGCTCACCAGGGCCCGGCCCGACACGAACGCCACCCGCACGCCGGGGAGGTCCAGCAGGCGCTGCACGACGTCGTGGGTGCCGTCCACGGCGCGGGCGTCCTCGGGCTCGTCGACGTGCGGCGCCAACGTGCCGTCGAAGTCGAGGGCCACCAGGATGGTCTCGGCCGAGCTGATGTCGCGGAGGGCGCTCACCAGGTTCTCCGGCACCCCGCTGGGCACGGCGGCCCCGCCGGTGAGGGTCTGCAGGAACGACGCGCTCCAGGCGGCCACGTCGTTGTCGAAGACCTTGCGACGCAGGGCCCGCATCCGCCTCGTGCGCTCGCGCTTGGGCATGGTGATGGCTTTCATGATCGACGCCTTCATGCCGTCGATGTCGTGCGGGTTGATCAGCACGGCCTGCTTGAGTTCGTCGGCGGCTCCGGCGAATTCGCTGAGCACCAGAACACCGTCGCCGTCGTGGCGCACGGCCACGTACTCCTTGGCCACAAGGTTCATGCCGTCGCGGAGGGCGGTGACGAGCATGACGTCGGCAGCGAGGTACAGCGCCACCATCTCTTCGCGGGGGTAGCCGTGGTGGTGGTAGCTGATGGCCGTGTGGCTGATGGTGGAGTAGTCACCGTTGACGCGGCCGACGGCGAGTTCGATCTCGTCGCGCAGCTGCATGTAGGTGGCCACCCGCTCACGCGATGGGCTGGCGACCTGCACCAGGGTGACGTCCTCCACGCTCAGCTGGCCGTCTTCGAGGAGTTCGCCGAAGGCCTTGATGCGGTGGCCGATTCCCTTGGTGTAGTCGAGGCGGTCGACGCCGAGCATGATCGTCTTGGGGTTGCCGAGGTCTTCGCGGATCTGCCGGGCGCGTTCCTGGATCTCGGGGCGCCTGGCCATCTCCTCGTACGCCGCGGCGTCGATCGAGATGGGGAAGTGCTTGGCGATGACACGGCGGTGCTGGCCGTTCTGGCTGGGCACGTCCACCGCGACGCCACGGGTGGCGTAGCCGAAGAGGCGGCGCACCGCGCGGGAGAAGTTGCCCGCGTCGGCCAGCCGCTGGAATCCGATCAGGTCGGCGCCGAGCAGACCGTCGAGGATCTGCTTGCGCCAGGGCAGCTGGGCGAAGATGCCGTACGGCGGGAAGGGGATGTGGTTGAAGAAACCGATCACGAGGTCGGGGCGCGCGTCGCGCAGCATCCGCGGCACGAGCTGCAGCTGGTAGTCGTGCACCCAGACCGTGGCGCCCGGGGCCGCAGCGGCGGCGGCGGCGGTGGCGAAGCGACGGTTGACCTTGACGTAGGCCTCCCACCACTCGCGGTGGTAGCTGGGCGAGGCGATGACGTCGTGGTAGAGCGGCCAGAGGGTGTCGTTGGAGAAGCCCTCGTAGTAGAGCTCGAGGTCGTCGGTGCTGAGCCGCACCGGAACTATGGAGATGCCGTCGTTCTCGAAGGGCTCGAACTCGCGATCGGCCACGCCCGGCCAGCCCACCCAGGCGCCGTCGGAGGCACGCATCAGCGGCTCGAGGGCCGTGACTAGACCGCCGGGCGAGGTGCGCCAGCTTTCGGTGCCGTCTTCGGCGACTTCGTAGTCGACGGGAAGCCGGTTGGAGACCACCACGAGGTCGAAGTGGCCGGGGGCGACGGTGTCGGGGCCGGCTTCGGGCGCGGCTTCGGCGCCGGCGGCTGAGCCGTCGGCTGAGGGTGTGGCTGCGGTGGTGTCGGGTGCGGTTTCGATGACTCATCCATTCCGGTGCCCGCCCATGCGGAACACCTGGGTGCACGTCGAGGTTACCAGCGAAGGCTATGCTGACGCCGTGATTCGCATCGGCATGAGCACCACCTGTGTCTATCCGCTGCCCCTGGAGGACGCCTTCCGGCTCGCTCATCAGAGCGGTTTCGACGGCGTCGAGGTCATGGTCACGCGCGACGAGGCCACCCAGGATGCGGCGACGCTCCGGGCCCTCTCCGCCCGGTACTCGCTGCCCATCTTCTCCGTGCACGCCCCGGTGCTGTTGCTCACCCACTTCGTCTGGGG
It encodes the following:
- a CDS encoding bifunctional alpha,alpha-trehalose-phosphate synthase (UDP-forming)/trehalose-phosphatase — its product is METAPDTTAATPSADGSAAGAEAAPEAGPDTVAPGHFDLVVVSNRLPVDYEVAEDGTESWRTSPGGLVTALEPLMRASDGAWVGWPGVADREFEPFENDGISIVPVRLSTDDLELYYEGFSNDTLWPLYHDVIASPSYHREWWEAYVKVNRRFATAAAAAAAPGATVWVHDYQLQLVPRMLRDARPDLVIGFFNHIPFPPYGIFAQLPWRKQILDGLLGADLIGFQRLADAGNFSRAVRRLFGYATRGVAVDVPSQNGQHRRVIAKHFPISIDAAAYEEMARRPEIQERARQIREDLGNPKTIMLGVDRLDYTKGIGHRIKAFGELLEDGQLSVEDVTLVQVASPSRERVATYMQLRDEIELAVGRVNGDYSTISHTAISYHHHGYPREEMVALYLAADVMLVTALRDGMNLVAKEYVAVRHDGDGVLVLSEFAGAADELKQAVLINPHDIDGMKASIMKAITMPKRERTRRMRALRRKVFDNDVAAWSASFLQTLTGGAAVPSGVPENLVSALRDISSAETILVALDFDGTLAPHVDEPEDARAVDGTHDVVQRLLDLPGVRVAFVSGRALVSLKHVAEPQSEVLLTGSHGIEVQLDANGIELGLVPEELEKLDTLTRVLERISGPVFGTWIEQKPAGLALHTRLATAQDGQAVQREARDQLAELLPSLTVREGKNVLEFSVRSSTKGDALERLRVHTGADRVLYAGDDVTDEDAFTVLGDNDLGLKIGPGATLAGYRVRGPKEVTQVLALLADFRAASAQQEN